The DNA sequence GGCTGCGGCACCGGTCGCGGTATCAGGTGTCGGTGCGCTGGCAGGCGCCCGACGGTGCGCAGCGGTACGGGGAGCTCACGGCCGACCCGGTGAGCGACACCGTGGAGGACACGCCGGCACTGCTGGTGATGCTCCGCGTCCTCGCCGAACGCGAGGCACACGAACAGCGCCCCCCACAGGTCGCACCGATCGAGGCCCGCATCCTGGCCCTCCTCGCCTCAGGCACCACCACCGCCCAGGCCGCCCGCGAGACCGACCTCACGGTGGACGGCGTGAACTACCACCTACGCCGCCTCTCGTCCCGCTGGAACGCGGCCAACCGCACGGAGCTGGTCGCCCGCGCCTACACACTGGGCGTCCTCGCCCCGGGGGTATGGCCCCCGACACCGGCCTCGTGGGAGGGGTCGGAGTAGGCGGTGCCGGTACCGGCGGGGGCGCGCGCCGAAGCGACCAACGGCACCTCCGCACGTCGCGGGTGCTGGTATTCGGTTCGGCAGCGCCCCAAGGGGCGCGGGGCACTGCGCGACCAGCCACGACGGCGCGGCAGCCGAACGACAACACAGTGCGGCGCTTCCAACCGAGCGCTCAACCGGCGTCCAGGATGACGCCTCTACACCGCTGGCGGGGCCGCGGCCACCCCGAAATCGGCCGGCTCCGCCGCGCTGTCCGGGTAGCCGGGGGTCGCCAGGGCGAGTGCCCTGCCGGCCAGGCGGAAGTGCGAGGAGCCGAACCTTGGGGCGGCGCCTCGCCTTCGCCCTCACCCTCGCCGAAATTCACTGGCTCCCCCTCCTTCACCCTGCCTAACCTAGCCATGAACCTAGTACCTCTAGGTTTGACCTAGGTGTGACGCTTGAGCCTCAGGAGGCCCCCATGAAGCCGCTCGCCGAGCAGGACATCCGCAACTCTTTCATCAACTGCTCGAAAGGGGAGGCGAAGCGCGTCTCCCTCCCCCGTGATCTCGGTGAACGCCCTTGGGACGACCTCGACTTCCTGGGCTGGCGGGATCCGGGGGCGCCCGATCGCAGCTATCTGGTGGTCGAACGGGAGGGACGGTCGGTGGGTGTCACCTTCCGGTTCCCGACCTCGCGGCGCGGATTCCTGCACCGCAGCATGTGCTCGCTCTGTCTGACCACCCACCCGGGCGGCGGCGTCTCGCTGATGACGGCGCGCAAAGCGGGCCCCGCCGGACGCGAGGGCAACTCCCTCGGCGTGTACATGTGCACCGACCTCGCCTGCTCCCTCTACGTCCGGGGCAAGAAGGTCCCGGACTCCGGGGCCCGCTTCGAGGAGAGCCTGACGGTGGAGGAACAGATCGCCCGGACCACGGGCAATCTGGCCGCCTTCATCGACAAGCTGTACGTCTGACAGGCAGCTACCGGTCCCGCAGCCGCGCCGCCTCCACCTCGCGCAGATGGATCAGGACGTCGTAGCTGCGGGCGAGCGCGATGTCGTGCGGGCCGTCCGGATAGGCGGTGCCGATGCTGCGCGTCGGCCGGGCCCGGCGCAGCCAGTCGTCGGCCGGTGATCCGACGGACCGCAGGTCCAGTACGTGGTCGCCGCCGTGCCGCACCCGGTCCAGGGTCCGCTCGTTGCTGCCCGGGTCCGCCGGGCCGAGCGTCCAGCGGCGGATGGTGTCGTCGTCCCGGCCGGTGGCGTTGAACGAGCCGCGGCCGAAGGTCAGGCCCACGCTCACATAGCCCGCGCCGAGGCGGGCACGCAGGAAGGCACCCTGGACCTTGGGGTTCTCGGCAGGCACTTCCGGGACATGGCCGACGTGGTTGTTGTGGGCCGACAGCAGCACCTTGGCGCCGGTGTGCTCCTGCCACCACACCACGTTGGCGGCCATCACCCCGTCGCGATACCGCATGGCCTCGGCGATCTGGGCAGGGTCCTCGACGTCGAAGTCGTACTGCCGGGCGGTCTGGTCGATCACCGTCGCCTGCTGGACGGCCCAGTCGTACGCCTCCGTGTCGGCGGCGGTGCCGGCCCCGTCCGCGGACTGCTGCCGCAGCAGCGCGAGCGCCTCGCCCGTGCGCTCCGCCCGCTCCTTGCGTTCGGCGTACGGCAGGCGCAGGTACTGCTCGATGTACGCGCCGGTCGGCACAGTGGGCCGCAGCCCGCGGTAGAGCTCGGCGAGGCGGGCGCTCAGCTCGGGCCGGGCATCGGCCGCGTAGTCCTCGACGGCGTCGTACGACTCGGGTCCGGTCCAGGCGATGTCGTCGCCCATAAAACTGACGGGGTCGCCGGGGTGCCGGACGTTGTATCCGCGCATCCACTCGACGAGTCGCAGGTAGTCGGTGTTGTTCCACCACAGGTAGTCACGCTGGAACTCCGCGCGCATGATGTGCCGGGGATCGCCCTTGCCGTGGAGCACATAGTCGTTGAGACGCAGCCCGGTGCTCCAGGGGGCCTCCAGGGCGAAGGTGCGGAACCCCTTCTCCTCGACGAGATGCCGGAAGACGCGGGCCTTGAGGGCGAAGAAGTCGTGCGAGCTGTGGGTGGCCTCCCCCAGGCCGACGACCCGCGCGTCGCCGATCATCCGGTCCAGGGGGCGCAGATCGCGGGTGTCGCCGCCCGGTTCCACGGTCCGCAGCGGGTGGGCGGCACGGTTGAGCGCCTCGACGACGGTGGTGGAGGTGAGGGAGGTGGAGGTGGCGGGTGCCGCCGTGGCCGGGATGCCGGTCGTCAGGGCGGCGAGGATGATGAACAGGGTCAGCGTTAATCCGGTCCGATGCCGATGCCATTGCCATTGCCATTGCCATTGCCATTGCCATTGCCATTGCATGATCCAAGGCTTGCGTTCCGGGCGGGCGGGGACCATCCGACGGCCCTCCGTCCCGGGGTGCGGACAACCATGCGGTGACAGCGGGGGTTTTCCCCAGTCCCGGACCCGGTCGGCGGCCCGGCCGCGCGCGGGTGTCGACGATCACCGGCCCGGCCCCTTGCCGTACGGCGGCCGCTGCGATCAATCTGGGGTCCCTGCGGACCGTTACGTTCCGCAAGCAGGGTGTGGGAAGCATCTGTGGAAAGGGAACAGCCCAAGGATGCGAGAGGTACGTGAGGGGCCGGCGCTCCGGGAACGGCTCGGGAAACTGCGCCGGGACCCCGTGGTGGTCCAGACGCTGCGATCCGCGGCCGCGGCGACGATCGCCTACGTCATCGCACTGCGCCTGAGTCCCGAGGCCGCCCCGCTGACCGCGCCCCTGACCGCGCTGCTGGTCGTCCAGGTGACCTTCTACGCCACGCTCACCAACGGCATCCGCCGGGTGAACGCGGTGGTGGCAGGCGTTCTGGTGGCCATCGCCTTCAGCCTCCTGGTCGGCCTGACCTGGTGGAGCCTCGCTCTGCTGATCGTTGCCTCCCTCGGGGTCGGGCACCTTGTGCGGGTCAACGAGTACGTGCCCGAAGTGGCGATCAGCGCGATGCTGGTCCTCGGGGTCACGACCGTCGGGGACACGGCATGGGCGCGGGTCCTGGAGACACTGATCGGCGCGGTGGTCGGGCTGGGCTTCAATCTGCTCCTCGCGCCGCCGGTGTGGGTGGACGAGGCCGGTGAGTCGATGGGGGGACTGGCCCGCCGGCTGCGGCAGTTGATGCTGCGCATCGGCGAGGAGGCGGCCGGCCGCCCCGCGTTCGAGGAGGCCGCGGCACGGCTGCACGAGGCACGCCGGCTCGACCACGACATCATCGAGGTGGACGCGGCCCTGCGGCAGGCCGAGGACAGCCTGCGGCTCAATCCGCGCGTGCGCGACAGCGTGCTGCACCGCGTGGTGCTGCGCACCGGGCTGGACACGCTGGAGATCTGCACGGTCGTGCTGCGGGTGCTGGCCCGCTCACTCACGGACCTCGCGAAGGATCGCGAGCCCGAGCCGCTGTTCGCGGAGGAGACGGGCGCCGTCCTGGAGCAGTTGCTGTCCGAGATCGCCGACGCGGTGGTCAGCTTCTCGGTGCTGGTCACCACGCATGTCAGCAGCAACGCCGACGCGGCGGAGTCCCGGCTGGCCGCCGAGTTGCGCACGGCGGCGGGCACCCGCGACAAGCTCGCCCTGCTGCTGCGCGAGGAGGCCGAGCGCGAGACAAAGTACTGGCAGCTGCACGGCGCCGTCCTGACCGAGGTCAACCGCATCCTCGACGAGCTCGACACCGAGCACCGCTCGCGCCGGCTGCTGGAGGAACTGGACCGTGTGTCGCAGGAGTCCCGCGTCCGGATGCCGCGCCTGACCCGGCTGCGCGAGCGGCTGGGCGTTCAGGAGCAGCTGTGGCGGAACCGGACGGGGTTCTTCGAACGTTCTCGGTAGGGAGCGCGGGGACGGACGGGGCCGGCGCCGGACGCGAGGGAGCGGGGGCCGATGGCCGACACGACCGTACGGATCGACGGGAACACTCTGCGGCTGCCGGGCGGGGTTGCGGTGCGCTTCATCCGTACGCTGCGGCTGCCCGAGTCGGGCACGCATGCCCTGCCGCCGGGGCTCGGGGAGTTCCCGGTCCGGCGGGTCGCGGATTACGCGGACACCGTTCCGCAGGCGTGGCTGGCGCGCGGCGGTGTGATGCTCCCGGTGTATCTGCGCGAGGCGATGTGGCTGAGCTTCGGGGGCACCGCCGAGCCGGCCGCCCTCCAGGTCGGCGTGGGCAAGGTGTGTGCGGTCTCGGGGAAGCCGTGGAGCGACCGGCTGCGCCGCAAGCCGCAGAACTACGTCGTGCTGCCCCGCCAGCGCTGGCTGGACGGCATCAACTCCGGGAAGGGCACGGTCCGCCAGTTCGTGGCGGTGCCGCTCGGGCTGGGCGCGACCGTCGAGGGCCAGGTGACGGGCGAGGAGGTCTGGGGTGGCGTACAGCTGCAGTCGTTCCCGCTGAAGGAGCCGCAGCTGGCGCGGTGGCGTCGGGAGGAGATGCTGCGGGCGGAGCGGGCACGGTCGTTCATGCCGTCCGGAGGCTATGGCGCCGCCATGCCGATGGCGGCGGCCCCCGCCCAGGGTGCGGCCCCGGCGGGCGGGCCGCGCAGGGCTGCCGCGGCGATGGGCCTGGGCGTCGGCGGTTCGATGCGCCAGGAGGTCTACGAGGACGACCGTCCGCTCTCGGACTGGGCCGAGACGCCCGCCGGCCGGGTCTTCGTCCATCTGGTCACGCCCCCGGAGTGGCACCGCATCACCGGCGAGGCTCCCCCGCCGTCACCGGTGGACCGGGCGGCGTACACGCGCGCGGGGCTGCCCTGGTTCGACTACTACGACCAGGACGCGGAGGATCTCGCCCCCACGGACACGCTGGGCACCGTGAAGCCGGTCGGCGACTGGCTCGGCGACGACCACGAGCCCTGGCAGGCCCCCTCGCCCGGCCAGGTGAAACCGCTCAAGGACGCGCCGGGGAAGCCGGTGCAGGACGGTGCCTGGTAGCCGGGGCACGGCAACTCCCGGCTGACGGACGGCAAGCGGAGCCACACCTCTCTCATTGCGCCCTGCGCAACGCGCGTTGCCGTTCTTGCGCTGGGCTGCTGATCCACGCCAAGGTTGCTGTCGCGACCACGACGACCGACGACCTGAGGTGTGGACATGGGCAGTGGTGGGCTGAGCAGGCGCCGATTCGTCGGAACCCTCGCGGGATCGGCCGCCGGCGTGACACTCCCGGCGGCCACGGCGTGTGACGACACGCCCGCCCCCGCGGACACGGCCGACACGGCAGCGCCCGAAGCCACCGGCCCCGGTACGCGTCCGAGCTCCCGGACCGAGAGCCGCGAGCCGTCCGGCCCCCGCCCTCTCCACCTCGGCACCTACACCTCCGTCGACGGCGGCGGCGAGGGCATCGGCCTGGCCACGTACGACCCGGAGTCGGGCCGCATCATCGGGGCCGGCACCATCGGCGGAGTCGGCGACCCGTCGTATCTGGCGCTGCACCCGAACGGCCGGACGCTGTACGCGGTCAATGAGCGTGAGGACGGTGCCGTGACCGCCGTCCGCCTCGCCGACCGCAAGGTGCTGGGGAGCCGCAGCACCGGCGGCGCGGCGCCCTGCCATCTGTCCGTGCATCCGAGCGGGCGCTGGCTGCTGAGCGCCAACTACGGCACGGGCAGCGTGGCCGTGCACCCGATCGACGCCTCGGGCGCGCTCGGTGAGCGCACCGATCTCGTCACGCACTCCGATCCGGCGCCCGGTCCGGACCAGGACGGCCCGCATGCGCACCAGTTCGTCACCAGCCCCGACGGCGGCCATGTGCTCGCCGTCGACCTGGGCACGGACACGGTGTACTCCTACCGCCTCGACCAGAAGGCCGGCACGCTCACCGAGGTCGCGCGGGCGAAGACCGAGCCGGGTGCGGGCCCGCGGCATCTCACCTTCCACCCGGGCGGGCGGTACGCGTATCTGGCCAACGAGGTCGACAACACCGTGGCGGTCTGCGCGTACGACACCGGCACGGGCCGGCTGAGCATCGGCGCGGAGCAGTCCACGGGCACGGGTTCGGGCACCAACTATCCGGCGCAGCTCGTGGTGACGCGGAACGGCCGTTACGCCTATCTCGCCAACCGGGGCCACAACAGCCTCGCGCGCTATGCGGTGGAGGCGGACGGCGCGCGGCTACGGCTGCTCGACACGGTGCCGGTGTCCGGGGACTTCCCGCGGCAGATCGCCCTCTCGCCGGACGGCACGCTGCTGTTCACGGCGAATCAGCGGTCGAGCACCGTCAGCGTGTTCCACGTCGACGAGGACAGCGGTGAACTGAAGCTCGCGGGCGAGCCGTTCACGTCACCCGTCGCCGTCTGTGCGCTGCCGCTGTAGGGCGCGCGGGCAGGAGGCGGCGCCGGCCTGGGCGAGCAGGATGTGCATGCGTTCGGTGAGCTGCGCCACGTCGTCGGCGGGCCGGTGGAACGGCAGCCGTACGTCACCGTGCGAGCTGGCACGCTCGATGCGCAGCGTCAGTCCGTGCCGGTCGACGGCGAGCGGCTGGACGCGGACGGCGCCGTGCAGACTGTCGGACTCCACGAGGCGGGTGAGCCGCTCGACGGCGTCCGGGTGGCAGTCGGCGAGGTGGGTGAGCAGCCGGGCCTCGGCGGTGGCCAGCGGGTCGGGCGCGGCGTCGGCGAACTCGTCGAGGTCGACGACCACGGGGCCGGACGGCTGCCGCAGCACCACGCGGGTGGCTTTGAACGCGAGTTTGCCGTCCTCGGGCGTGAACCAGCCGGACATCCAGAGCCGGGTGCGGATCCGCTTGCGTACGGGCACGGGGGCGACGTCGGCGAACTCCAGGACGGCGGAGGGCTCTCCGCGGGGTGCGCAGATCGCCGCCGTGACGAGCACGCTGTCCTCCGGCACCTCCAGCAGGACGCGCCCCTCCTCGGTCACGGTGTGCGCGCCCACGAGTTCCTCGCGGCAGCTCTCCGCGGTCACCCCGCAGGACCACGCGCCGGCCAGCACCGACCGTGCTCGTTCCGCCGCGGAAGGTGCCGCCGTCCAGGCTTGGCTGTCACCCATCCCGTAC is a window from the Streptomyces sp. NBC_00299 genome containing:
- a CDS encoding PAS domain S-box protein; this translates as MVFDRVSVPVAVCDVYGAVQVANPAMAAECGTTPGRLRGRDVLELFRPQEATQVERIAEALRLRHRSRYQVSVRWQAPDGAQRYGELTADPVSDTVEDTPALLVMLRVLAEREAHEQRPPQVAPIEARILALLASGTTTAQAARETDLTVDGVNYHLRRLSSRWNAANRTELVARAYTLGVLAPGVWPPTPASWEGSE
- a CDS encoding FBP domain-containing protein is translated as MKPLAEQDIRNSFINCSKGEAKRVSLPRDLGERPWDDLDFLGWRDPGAPDRSYLVVEREGRSVGVTFRFPTSRRGFLHRSMCSLCLTTHPGGGVSLMTARKAGPAGREGNSLGVYMCTDLACSLYVRGKKVPDSGARFEESLTVEEQIARTTGNLAAFIDKLYV
- a CDS encoding erythromycin esterase family protein — encoded protein: MQWQWQWQWQWQWQWHRHRTGLTLTLFIILAALTTGIPATAAPATSTSLTSTTVVEALNRAAHPLRTVEPGGDTRDLRPLDRMIGDARVVGLGEATHSSHDFFALKARVFRHLVEEKGFRTFALEAPWSTGLRLNDYVLHGKGDPRHIMRAEFQRDYLWWNNTDYLRLVEWMRGYNVRHPGDPVSFMGDDIAWTGPESYDAVEDYAADARPELSARLAELYRGLRPTVPTGAYIEQYLRLPYAERKERAERTGEALALLRQQSADGAGTAADTEAYDWAVQQATVIDQTARQYDFDVEDPAQIAEAMRYRDGVMAANVVWWQEHTGAKVLLSAHNNHVGHVPEVPAENPKVQGAFLRARLGAGYVSVGLTFGRGSFNATGRDDDTIRRWTLGPADPGSNERTLDRVRHGGDHVLDLRSVGSPADDWLRRARPTRSIGTAYPDGPHDIALARSYDVLIHLREVEAARLRDR
- a CDS encoding FUSC family protein, which translates into the protein MREVREGPALRERLGKLRRDPVVVQTLRSAAAATIAYVIALRLSPEAAPLTAPLTALLVVQVTFYATLTNGIRRVNAVVAGVLVAIAFSLLVGLTWWSLALLIVASLGVGHLVRVNEYVPEVAISAMLVLGVTTVGDTAWARVLETLIGAVVGLGFNLLLAPPVWVDEAGESMGGLARRLRQLMLRIGEEAAGRPAFEEAAARLHEARRLDHDIIEVDAALRQAEDSLRLNPRVRDSVLHRVVLRTGLDTLEICTVVLRVLARSLTDLAKDREPEPLFAEETGAVLEQLLSEIADAVVSFSVLVTTHVSSNADAAESRLAAELRTAAGTRDKLALLLREEAERETKYWQLHGAVLTEVNRILDELDTEHRSRRLLEELDRVSQESRVRMPRLTRLRERLGVQEQLWRNRTGFFERSR
- a CDS encoding lactonase family protein; translated protein: MGSGGLSRRRFVGTLAGSAAGVTLPAATACDDTPAPADTADTAAPEATGPGTRPSSRTESREPSGPRPLHLGTYTSVDGGGEGIGLATYDPESGRIIGAGTIGGVGDPSYLALHPNGRTLYAVNEREDGAVTAVRLADRKVLGSRSTGGAAPCHLSVHPSGRWLLSANYGTGSVAVHPIDASGALGERTDLVTHSDPAPGPDQDGPHAHQFVTSPDGGHVLAVDLGTDTVYSYRLDQKAGTLTEVARAKTEPGAGPRHLTFHPGGRYAYLANEVDNTVAVCAYDTGTGRLSIGAEQSTGTGSGTNYPAQLVVTRNGRYAYLANRGHNSLARYAVEADGARLRLLDTVPVSGDFPRQIALSPDGTLLFTANQRSSTVSVFHVDEDSGELKLAGEPFTSPVAVCALPL
- a CDS encoding DUF2470 domain-containing protein, yielding MGDSQAWTAAPSAAERARSVLAGAWSCGVTAESCREELVGAHTVTEEGRVLLEVPEDSVLVTAAICAPRGEPSAVLEFADVAPVPVRKRIRTRLWMSGWFTPEDGKLAFKATRVVLRQPSGPVVVDLDEFADAAPDPLATAEARLLTHLADCHPDAVERLTRLVESDSLHGAVRVQPLAVDRHGLTLRIERASSHGDVRLPFHRPADDVAQLTERMHILLAQAGAASCPRALQRQRTDGDG